The Brassica napus cultivar Da-Ae chromosome C7, Da-Ae, whole genome shotgun sequence genomic interval TACAAGAATACATGTCGGAAGGCTTTTGTTGAGAGCCCACCTAAGAAACCAAGAGGCAGACCAAGGAAATATCAGGTTAGGGTCTTAGTTTCTATCTCATTGTTTTTTAGCTCTCGGTAATGTGTCTAACAATTCATTTATATGTTGCAGGGACTACACTTTGGCGAGTCACAAGCTCAATCCTCAGAAGCTCAAACCTCACAAAATCAATCCTCACAAGCTCAAGCATCACCATGGGAAGTTCCTCAATCTTCAGAAGGTCAATCCTCACAAGCTCAACCATCACGATGGGAAGTTCCTCAATCCTCACAAGCTGAAGCAGCAGCGTGGGGAAGATGGTTTTTTTAGATGCTTGTGTGTTGTTTATGATGGTCTCTGTCTGAATGCTTTCGTTGTCTGTTGTTTATGATGGTGTCTCTGTCTGAATGCTTTTGGAACAAGAactacctttttctttcttctcttcctgctgttttaatttgaaactctCAATGAAGATAGTGTTGGTTATTATCTTTGTGTTTTCATCATGTTGTTTATCTTGATGGTCTGTTCATTGGTGTGTTCATTTGTCCTTCTATAAACAATCAAgaagtaaaacataaacattacTGAAACATTGTCTTAAAACATAGCCTTACATGAACCATGATTCTTAAATAAACATAGCCTTACATAAACAGAGTCTCCTAGTAGCTATTCATAGACAACCCAGCTGCTTTGTCAAACATGATCAACACAAGACATATCACAACGCCTAAACAAACCACCGAAAAACCCACTTTCATGATCACATTCAGCTTCTTAAGTTCATTGCTCGCCTTCCTGACATCTTCTTTCAACTCTTCCTCCACGGTTTTCATGCTTTCGATCtccattttaattttcataacaTCTGATGCAAAGCACTCAACTTTTGGCAATGCATCTTGAACCTCTTCGTAGACAGCTTCATCTACCCATTTATACAAGTGATCCTAGACACAAATCATGAACACAATCTTTATATTCAAACAATTTCTCACTGACTACCTAGCCATTGAATCTTATGTTCTTTTCTTAAACACAATCAAATTAAacacttacattttgaaacgtTGGGCATCTAAAGAAAGTTCTTCCTGGATTGACCTTCGTTTTTGATGTGTATATCCCAGTTCTTCGACCACAGCCGCATTGCTCCGGGATACCACGAATTCCCATCGTATTCACAGACGAATCCTCACAACCCGAACTCATCATGCGATACTCGAAGAAGGAGAGATGAGAATCGAGATTCTTAAGGACGAGATCGAAGAGAATCGAGCTTGAATCGCGAACTGGATTTATGATTTCGCCCATTTAGGGTTTATACCAATCGGAGGAGAAAACGCCGTCGtttctttttgattcatttaaCTCGGATTCAAAGAGAATAAAAGAAACTGTGTTCGTATATCCATTGCaaagtccactagctcagtggcaaaaacccctaccaTTAAACCCGAGTGCACGAGTTCGAGTCGATGGAACcccatctttttaataaaaaagttaatGTAAAACGCGTCGTTTCATTAATTTGTCTTTAACTCGGATTCGAAGAATAAAAGAAATTGTGTTCGTAAATCTATTGCaaagtccactagctcagtggcaaaaacccctaccaTTAAACCCGAGTACACGAGTTCGAGCCGTTGGAAAcccatatttttaataacacagctatataaacgacgtcgtttgtctttaatcagacaaagtgatgaaacgacgtcgtataCTTTAACACCCAAAATTAACGTCCGCTTAATTAACAGTTAACTCGGTTAACGGTGTGTTTATCTGGTCAGTCAATCGTAAGTTTCTTAATAAACCCGAAAAGTCAACAAAAGTTCAGGATTTTATTGGCTAGCCCATATGTTCAGGTTTCTTTCGGCAATTTCCGTAAAGTTCAGTGTTTTTTTGGCCGATTTCTcaaataacatatgtcatatgATGTCGGTCTATTCGATTGGacatttagtatttttttaaatatatatttctgtcAGCCCATCACTATAATTATTCTGTCCAAGATCATCCACGGTGGGGTTCAACAGTTGAAACTATCGCATAAGGTGTTGATAAACTGGGCTCATCTACGTGGCATAAACACACCTGTTGTAAAGTTTGAGCGGttgaaacattattttttgtgGCCCAGTGCTCCCACGTTTCGCCTTCTAATTAGGCAAAAAAAGTGAGCGCATCACGCACTGGCtttatcacaatttttttaatctcgttaagatttaaatattgtGTTCTGATTAGCTCTGtagaattcttttgttttttatcatCGCCCAATAATTCAAAcacatttattatataataattttttaaaaaaaatatcaaaattcaaaatttttttaatctataaatagagaaagCTCTCGTTTCATTTGGATAcagaaaaaatgtaatttttcattataatcaactattttagtattttaatttttttttcttattaaatggaccccaataataataaatatccTACTTAACAATatcttacttaaaaaaaatatgttcttaattttgattgttttattaatacatattttgatattatttaaaaattaagctaagtataataattcaaaataaaaattattaaaagttatgttattttaatttttaagttaaccgtaaaaaacaaaaaatatgaattaaggGTTGTAGAGTAgagtgttaaattttttaaaacaaactatTATAGATGTATAGATTGAACTGGGTGTTGAACAAATGAGGTAGAAGAGAGATAAGATGATacgaaaagtttttttttacgtcaaaagatcattctattactcaaacttgaaatGGTCTGGGTAACCATACCGAAATAGAACAATCGATAAAATGTAACTCTTCCAGATGATGTGAAATGTTTGAAAAAACAATATTGAAAATGGGAGGGTATTAAAACCATTTTACATCGTCTGATGTTAAGCATTCATGGtatttcatatctttttataactattattataaaatacaagaaaaaaacaagaaaaaccgATTCATGAAGAagaaatttttacaaaattattcaGGAACTTTGTGCACACTTGTCATCTTACTGGTTTggtatgtttataatttaaaattaattacatgattacattatataaaatattaatattttattttaaaaactactaGAGTTTTGTTTATGATATGCTCTCACTAAAATCAAGTCCATTGGTTAGAGACCCTTATGGGCTCTAATGAATAAATTAGTAATGAATTTTGTGAATCGAAAAGTTTAGAACTTTTAATAGGTTAATTAAATTTCTCATGGTCAAGTGAGAGAACTTAAgctcttaaatatttttgttttagaagttgaattattaaatttaaatttaacaaaacttataaattataGGATTTCAtaaaatctaaacaaatatgacatagaaacatattaaaaatacaaatacaaatttttaattaaaatttttaaacaaacatGAAAGAAACAAAGTAAAACTTCCTATAgaatttgacaaaaaaactaaacaaacacTAGAACACTAGAATCAAAATCCAGGTCATGGTGAGAAGTGTTTTTGAGCATATATACCTTGATGACAAGCTCAAAGCGTACAAGATCTGAATCTAACGTTGTGGGAATGTAAAGCTGAAAAGCTGAGTGATATTGTCGAAGTTGGGATGCTGAACAACCAAATTCCACTGCGAGTAATTCATATTGTAGTTGAAGTTTGTGATTGTGACCTTCACACACCAGTACTCTTTGTAGTTCGTTTTCACATGCCAATGAACTCTGATGGGACACATATGCTGTGTACATTGCAAGAGCGGCTGGAGGTTGTTCTTCCCACGGCTGTTGCGGGGTCTTGTGCCCATGAGCTAATCAAACCGCCTCGACAACAGTTTGATATATGTTGGTTGTATGGAGTTCCCGGTAACAAGTCAACTACGGTGGGGGTTTTCTTGCAGCAATGAGGAATGTTGCCTTTGAACTTAGAACAATCTCCTTGCTCTGTGGCTTGTGCACCAACCATACTCCATATCACTTCCTTTTTATACCAACTCCATCCTAGTTGCCAACCTGGGGCTTGAATGTGACGGTATTGTTGAAAATTGAAGATTGATACAACAGTCTGACGATAGAAGAAAATATTATGAGTTGGTTAGTATGGCAACTATGAACACAAGAATTTGATTATATAACAAGTGGTATTGAGGGATGaagttataaatatttgttaccACATAGCCATCAGCAGTCCAGCTAATGATGTCCCATTTTATGGTGATGTTTCCAGTTGGATCAAGTGCATCATAAGCTTCTGTGTATAAGATGATACAAAATAGGTGAGCTCATAACCAAGAACAGAGCCAAATCTAGAAAGAAcccaaaaacaatttttttctttcttatcaaTTGGTTAAGTGAAACAGAACAGATCAAAGCTTATGCATGTAACAAGTTGACCAACATCGGCATTACATGGAGATGGAGGTTCTAAATGTCAAATTCCTATATCTGTTTCCTTACTTTTTCActtgtttaaattgatttcaagGGTTTTATTAGAATCAAACACTAATTCTCTCAGAAAGCAAAGGAGCCAAAGGTCATAAGAGAGAAAACAGAGCATTGAGAGCCAAACCTGTTGTGGTGAAGCTGGtccaagaaagatgggagctttATACGAGCTAACAACATCCTCAATCATGTCAAGAAGAGCAACAGAAGACGAACCTCGATCATGTCGATGAAGCTGATGATGTTGGGGTGATTGATCTTCCTCGAGATGAAAATCCCCGACATCGCGATCTCCATGGCGATCTCCTTGATAGCAACCACGTTCCATCTACACCACCGAAAACGATCCCCACCCGAATTTATTGTCCCCATCGATTTCTCagaccaaaaagaaaaacaaagaacgaagacgaagacgaagaggaagagagagagagaagacaaaaaaaaaaagaaaagccaaTAATAAAGCTACACGTACGGGGTTTTTAACAACTCTATTTCCTCTTAATTAGGCAGCAGTTCTCTTTAATTTTagcattattaatttatttatttttgtttttttcacttTAGAACCTTGGAGGTGGTCTAAAAGCATGTTCATTGCAATAATTCTTAACTGGGTTCTTAGtcattattttagtaataaatttaAGTTGAGAGTTTATGGTAAGAAACACTTAATTTTGGTCCTCCAATGGTAGTTTCTTAAGCTAAGAgttcttataaaaattattaaacttttatcTTTTTGATCAAAGATAAGAAAGTGTAGTTTTGAGATTATTGTTAAGAAGATACACCAGTTTATATCATCATTTCTGAAGCCATAAACAAGAGCTtcctatacaaaaaaaaaaagggagataAACAAAATGGAGTTACCGTGCCTGGTCCCTCAGAGCATGGTCCTCCAACTAAAGCAACGATCCTAGCACCAGTCCCAGGGAAACAAGCTCCAAGCAATCCCGCAGCCACACTCAAAGCCACTCCAATACACCGCTGTGCAGGCCACTGATCCGTCTGCAGCTCATCCAACAGCTCATCCTTTTTGCCGTGATAGATTATCTGTTCCATACGCAAATAAATGgtcaaaaactaaacaaaactgAATCATCCCTGAAACAATTCATCAACAACCAAATCAATCTACACATGCAAATAAATCTCCAAGCTGAATCACTACTCAAAAGTCCCTATCATGGTTATGATTGCTTACCTCGTACTTAATATGAGGGATCTCAGGGAAAAACTCTCCCTCCCAATCATCAGAAACACTACACTTCCCTCCCGAATCCGCAGGCCACGTTGGTGGGTCAGCAGACTTCACACGAATCAAATCAATAAACAAACTTTAGAAGCATCTCAGAAACGTTTTAGTGATCGAAAGACTCGAGCTTTGAACTTACCACTAGATATAAGGCAGCGTTTAAGCAGAGAAAGATCATAAAAATCTCAACGTTCTTCATAATGTTCAACCAGACGAACAAAACCCTGAACAATAGTGTGATTGGTGAGGATAAAACAACACTTTGAATAATAACACTAAATATTCATAATCGAAAGCTCATAACCCAGAAAACCCGAAGAAGAACACAGTTCTATGAAAAAAACTCAGTTGATGTAACCGAAAGAGATAGAGTTTAAGCCCAAAGCTTTGTGAAGATAAGTATAAAAGAGTAGGGATTAAACATAGACTTGATTGACTTCTTATGGGAGAAGATGTGAGTCACGGAGGCGAGAGAGagggaagaaggaagaagaatcgCGGCGGATCGTCTTCGGAATCTAGGTCGACGGAGGAGAAGAGGAAGCACTCGACTTCGTTGGCCATGGAAGGCAGAAGATACCGATCAAAGCTTGATCATACAGCCTTCCTGCGACGATTGGTGCCAGAGAGATTCAACGGTAGAGAAGAACCAGATTCTTCGTCGggttcaacttttttttttcctttcaaacACCTGTCTCATAAGAAGCGTTTCTTGCAGCCCTTAATTAAGACCCGCCTCTTAGATAAATGGCTATTTtccttttaatttaattacttatTATACTAAGAGCCACACTTAAGATAccccaataaacatgctctaaggtAGTGTCCTAGTGGGTGCACCCTTTCCACTAGCACAAATAGGGAaaagtaatttaattattattccaATAGCTTGTAGGCTTGTAGCTTTGCTAATGGCTTGTAACCAATCAATCACATTTTCATTTGCTTTATATCCAAATTATAAGGCGTATCCAATGTATTTAATTTTCAGAGTAGCTTGTACGCAAAATAGTTTGAATTTGGCTCCCGTCATGTAATTTTCATCGTTATTTCTAACTACTTTTCTTCATGTTGTATTTGGATCGGTTGACTTTCTAAATTGAGTTATATTATTCTTGAAATGCTCTTAGTTGCattttgaaatttcatcttGCAATTCTCTGAATCCCTCTTTGATCTCAATGTGTATACCACTATATTGTGGTCCAAACCAAGAACGTGTGTACCAATGGTTGGTCCCGATCATAACCAAAGACAATTGTAAACTGGtgagatatttttaattttagaaattttttttgtctgttttATTCATTCATCTCAGTTCATATTTTAAGATAGCGATTATAAGGACGGGAAACTCATAGACTTCAAAGTTTGTTCCTAATCTTCAAGGAGTCTACTTCTCTAATCAAAAAAATGGTAAAGTGATTATAGAAGAAATTGAAATTATGACCCAGTCCAATGACTCAGTATACGGATCATATGGTCAAGATCTTACTGAATGATGATATTAGTATATTAAAGCTTCTAAGCATACAATGATagaaacaaatcaaaaagaagagatatgcgactatgatgagaagaaaaaTGGAACTATGACCGAGTCTAATAAGTCAGTATATATACGTCTCTGGGATTAAGATTATATGGTCAAGATCTTACGAATGATGATGTGATAGTATAATAAAGCTTGTaaacatataattaatgatACAAAAAGGTTCAAGAAGAGATATGTGTTGTTCGTTAACTCGAAAAAGTCAAGTATGAACAATAACAGACAGATCATAAAACTATAGTTTAGAAGGAAGAGGCAAAGAATTGATATCAAAAACTTTAAAGATAAAACGACTGGGATGAATAGAAAAATGAGTGTGAAGAATAGAACCAACGGTTGAAATAAGCTGCCTCTTAACTTGCTTGGTGATGCCTCCCATCGACACAATCTCTGCATATGCAGCTGCTTCTTTGTTTCCACCGAATACTATCTCTATTGACCCCTTCAACACCACCATCACCAACTgcaataaacatttttttttgtttaataaagaTAGAATTTGGAAGATTTCTAATCTCATCTTCTCAacacatataataaatattttagagaaaaCAAATCTTGGCCATGATATTATTCTTTGGGTTTCAATAGGCACCATGATCCACATTATAGGGTTATAAGCAAGATCTAATCATAATTCCAGGAGGACATCTGATCAAttctttacatataaaatatctaaTAGAAAAGACAATGATGTTGACCTTTTTATAAGCCATATTTTTGTCAAGATGCCAATTTAAGTGAAACAtagtaaacaatatttttatcattGGCATCCCAGTAAAATTATTAGTATCATTTTATAGTATTTAGGAAATATTCAACCGAATTCTATAAGTTGTACAAGATGCCTCAAATATCTTTCCCAAAGACCTTATATTTCTAAACCAAAAATATAGCTCCTTCTATTTATACAAGATACTAATTAGAGAAGATGAAGTAATTGAGTGTATTTAGAAAAAGATACATCATTTGTAGGATctgtaaaaacattatatacatTGAACAAATTTTAACTTGTGTAAAACTCTAAAATGGAAAGAGAATACTGAGTTtcattaaaagacaaaaaatgcATCTGGAGAAGCTAAACAAGTTGCATATGTAAGTCCAATTCTAAAGGAAACAGGAATCAACCGTAAAGAGAGCTTCTTACGTTCTCAGGCCGTCCAACGATAGAAGCGACGGCTTTGGTGACTTCCGAGTAGAACGGATCGGTTTTGAAGCCGTCCAAATTGACGTTAGTTGTAATGTAAAGACAAGGCATTTTGTTACCGTCAACACCAACGCCCGTTTCTTGATGCCCTTAAGCTTATTTCCAAGAATCTGAAGAAAGACAAAAAGAAGGATCAAGAAAGGCTTTATTATGGAGTTGAAGTTgaagatgaagaaaagaagatctCACATGGCCAATAAATAGAGAACTTAGAAGAAAACATGTctctgtgacaaaaaaaaaaaaaaaaaaaaaaagaagaaaaaatcgtCTCCAAGTTAATGAAGTGGTTAATAAGAAATGATTGAGTTGCATTATTATAAAATGTGTAAGATGTGAACAATCTACGAAATAATATCTTTGGTGAAATCTGACAACTTGACGTGTGACTGAATCAATTACTACAGCTACGTCGCCCTCTAAAACAATTGGTTTCAGACCCAAATTGGACcacataacaaataaaaacacgtccctaattaattattatttaggaTAACCAAAGGATTAACCTAATATGGTGAAGCAATGTTGTTAGCATCTCCTACATACGTGGAACCTTCTGAGAAATATTGAAAGATAGAATTAAATCAGATTAAATATATACTTCATCAGATCTTGGTTATGCATAATTGCATATACATGTGGTGTGGATGGACCGCTATTTGATTATGGTTTCTACTATTAAGCTCACTTTTATAAAAGTTATTGGACAAAACTTATAAATAACATTAACcaattttttgtcaaaaaatagtatttaaagAAAAGAATTCTAAAATAGCatttattaatcaataaaaacactaaattaCCCTACatcttcaactctaaaccctaatttcatgTCCCTCTTATAAATTGAACCCTAAACTCTAtcaataaatcataaactcaaatatataaatatatttattttattatctaaTGAATactgttttagatatttttttgtatgttattttttgaacaaaaaacttggtttaatattatttgaagGTATTTTTCAAAACGATTGGCTACAGCTGCCTAATTCAATTTTTATTGAAATCGTTAGGTATGGTTACTGGTTACACGGTTTGCAGTTGCGATCACACATGCTTGTTACACGTTTTTTGGTAccagggttttttttttgataaaccctATCGGCTGATCCGATCGGCTTCGGGAGGAACGCACTTAGTGCTATAGAGTGGACTGGCTACCACACTGCCTAACCCGAGTTTGGAATACTCAaaccggatccgatccgaataCTCAAACCGGATCCTATCCGAATACCCAaaccggatccgatccgaaatg includes:
- the LOC125589935 gene encoding uncharacterized protein At1g43920, Chloroplastic-like — protein: MGEIINPVRDSSSILFDLVLKNLDSHLSFFEYRMMSSGCEDSSVNTMGIRGIPEQCGCGRRTGIYTSKTKVNPGRTFFRCPTFQNDHLYKWVDEAVYEEVQDALPKVECFASDVMKIKMEIESMKTVEEELKEDVRKASNELKKLNVIMKVGFSVVCLGVVICLVLIMFDKAAGLSMNSY
- the LOC106442485 gene encoding uncharacterized protein LOC106442485 isoform X1, whose product is MKNVEIFMIFLCLNAALYLVSADPPTWPADSGGKCSVSDDWEGEFFPEIPHIKYEIIYHGKKDELLDELQTDQWPAQRCIGVALSVAAGLLGACFPGTGARIVALVGGPCSEGPGTMERGCYQGDRHGDRDVGDFHLEEDQSPQHHQLHRHDREAYDALDPTGNITIKWDIISWTADGYVTVVSIFNFQQYRHIQAPGWQLGWSWYKKEVIWSMVGAQATEQGDCSKFKGNIPHCCKKTPTVVDLLPGTPYNQHISNCCRGGLISSWAQDPATAVGRTTSSRSCNVHSICVPSEFIGM
- the LOC106442485 gene encoding uncharacterized protein LOC106442485 isoform X2, whose product is MKNVEIFMIFLCLNAALYLVSADPPTWPADSGGKCSVSDDWEGEFFPEIPHIKYEIIYHGKKDELLDELQTDQWPAQRCIGVALSVAAGLLGACFPGTGARIVALVGGPCSEGPGTMERGCYQGDRHGDRDVGDFHLEEDQSPQHHQLHRHDRGSSSVALLDMIEDVVSSYKAPIFLGPASPQQKLMMHLIQLETSP
- the LOC106440092 gene encoding macrophage migration inhibitory factor homolog, yielding MPCLYITTNVNLDGFKTDPFYSEVTKAVASIVGRPENLVMVVLKGSIEIVFGGNKEAAAYAEIVSMGGITKQVKRQLISTVGSILHTHFSIHPSRFIFKVFDINSLPLPSKL